One region of Scophthalmus maximus strain ysfricsl-2021 chromosome 13, ASM2237912v1, whole genome shotgun sequence genomic DNA includes:
- the bcl6aa gene encoding BCL6A transcription repressor a isoform X1 gives MPHSFQQKKAQQMLLLCQGVNGLRRDGESTLWNQHKQSFQELDKMACAADSCIQFTRHASDVLLNLNRLRNRDILTDVTILVNRQQFRAHKTVLMACSGLFYTIFTDSHKCNLNAISLDPKVDPEGFAILLEFMYTSRLTLKESLIMAIMNTAIYLQMDHVVDTCHRFIKSSDPSVKLPRDEFLVSPLVLPQDVHAYRPHDVVDSLHSRVAPFRDGRPYSSNLFNGVSTPSNYHLYGQFPMPGFPFPLCKLTDAKNAFADFSKSGLHHKHCSPHDSANAIRAEYTRAVGPGSSGIIHSTTYASREMARDNEIRKESHEGVGQSLGFGARKRTFPALSLEHQKDSGKEQAPQAEEDLVHQHYPLGISAAGRKSLMSSPQSPLKSDCQPNSPTESSSSKNASLSQAAGVQAPQGTQDPKARNWKKYKFIVLNQSAKEDEAGLRDPGLRSPQRLGLQPYLHPSDSENLDPQITSKRSDHSEDLPAPQTSRLNNIINSALEGSLRNGDSHPPHYLSRLNCSSCGTQAPQHSEVCPNTPRSRLAEDMTELHSEYSDSSCENGTFFCNECDSKFAEDEALKQHMLQVHSDKPYKCDRCQAAFRYKGNLASHKTVHTGEKPYRCNICGAQFNRPANLKTHTRIHSGEKPYKCETCGARFVQVAHLRAHVLIHTGEKPYPCEICGTRFRHLQTLKSHLRIHTGEKPYHCEKCNLHFRHKSQLRLHLRQKHGAITNTKIQYRMSTADMPTDLTKAC, from the exons ATGCCTCACTCCTTCCAGCAGAAAAAAG CACAGCAAATGCTCCTCCTGTGCCAGGGAGTGAACGGGctgaggagagacggagaatCCACACTTTGGAATCAGCACAAACAAAGTTTCCAAG AACTCGACAAAATGGCTTGCGCAGCGGACAGCTGCATACAATTCACACGCCACGCGAGTGATGTTCTCCTCAACCTGAATCGGCTGCGCAACAGAGACATCCTCACCGATGTCACCATTCTGGTGAACAGACAGCAGTTCCGTGCGCACAAGACCGTCCTCATGGCTtgcag TGGGCTGTTTTACACCATCTTTACCGACTCCCACAAGTGCAACCTTAACGCGATCAGCCTGGATCCGAAGGTGGACCCGGAGGGCTTCGCCATCCTGCTGGAGTTCATGTACACCTCGCGTCTCACCCTGAAGGAAAGTCTGATCATGGCCATCATGAACACGGCCATCTACCTGCAGATGGACCATGTTGTGGACACCTGCCACAGATTCATCAAATCCAG TGATCCATCTGTCAAGCTGCCCAGAGATGAGTTTTTGGTCAGTCCCTTGGTCTTACCTCAGGACGTCCACGCGTACCGGCCCCACGATGTGGTCGACAGTTTGCACAGCCGCGTGGCTCCGTTCCGGGACGGGCGGCCCTACAGCTCAAACCTCTTCAACGGGGTCAGCACCCCCAGCAACTACCATCTCTACGGGCAGTTTCCCATGCCAGGATTCCCTTTCCCCCTCTGCAAGCTGACTGACGCCAAAAACGCGTTCGCGGACTTCTCTAAGAGCGGTCTCCACCACAAGCACTGTTCCCCGCACGACAGCGCCAACGCCATCAGAGCAGAATACACCAGGGCGGTTGGCCCGGGCTCCTCCGGCATCATTCACTCCACCACCTACGCTTCCAGGGAGATGGCGAGAGACAACGAGATAAGGAAGGAAAGCCACGAGGGGGTCGGCCAGTCCCTCGGCTTCGGCGCGAGGAAGCGCACGTTTCCCGCGCTAAGCCTCGAGCACCAGAAGGACTCGGGCAAAGAGCAGGCACCTCAGGCCGAGGAAGACCTGGTCCACCAGCACTACCCGCTGGGAATCTCGGCCGCCGGACGCAAGAGTCTCATGAGCAGCCCGCAGAGCCCCCTCAAATCAGACTGCCAGCCCAACTCGCCGACggagtccagcagcagcaagaaCGCCAGCCTCTCGCAGGCCGCCGGGGTGCAAGCGCCGCAGGGCACGCAGGACCCCAAAGCGCGCAACTGGAAGAAGTACAAGTTCATCGTCCTGAATCAGAGCGCCAAGGAGGACGAGGCGGGGCTGCGGGATCCCGGGCTTCGCTCACCTCAGCGCCTCGGCCTGCAACCCTACCTCCACCCGAGCGATTCGGAGAACCTGGACCCGCAGATCACGAGCAAGAGGAGCGACCACAGCGAGGATCTGCCCGCGCCCCAGACCAGTCGtctcaacaacatcatcaacag tgcACTCGAGGGGTCACTGAGGAACGGAGACAGCCACCCCCCTCACTACCTGAGCCGCCTTAACTGCTCGTCCTGCGGCACCCAGGCCCCACAGCACTCCGAGGTCTGTCCCAACACCCCCAGGTCCCGTCTGGCAGAAGACATGACGGAGCTGCACTCGGAATACTCCGACTCCAGTTgcg AAAACGGCACTTTCTTCTGCAACGAATGCGACTCCAAGTTCGCCGAAGACGAGGCGCTGAAGCAACACATGCTTCAGGTGCACAGCGACAAGCCATACAAGTGTGACCGCTGCCAGGCAGCTTTCCGCTACAAGGGCAACCTCGCCAGCCACAAGACTGTCcacacag gaGAGAAGCCGTATCGCTGTAACATCTGCGGTGCTCAGTTCAACAGACCAGCTAACCTCAAGACTCACACTCGCATCCACTCAGGAGAGAAGCCATACAAGTGTGAGACGTGCGGCGCTCGTTTCGTACAG GTTGCCCATCTCCGTGCCCATGTGCTGATCCACACGGGCGAGAAGCCATACCCGTGTGAGATCTGCGGAACGCGCTTCCGTCACCTGCAGACGCTGAAGAGCCACCTCCGCATACACACGGGAGAAAAGCCCTACCAT TGTGAGAAATGCAACCTGCACTTCCGCCACAAGAGTCAGCTGCGGCTGCACCTCCGACAGAAGCACGGCGCCATCACCAACACCAAGATCCAGTACCGCATGTCCACGGCCGACATGCCCACTGACTTGACGAAGGCGTGCTAA
- the bcl6aa gene encoding BCL6A transcription repressor a isoform X4: protein MACAADSCIQFTRHASDVLLNLNRLRNRDILTDVTILVNRQQFRAHKTVLMACSGLFYTIFTDSHKCNLNAISLDPKVDPEGFAILLEFMYTSRLTLKESLIMAIMNTAIYLQMDHVVDTCHRFIKSSDPSVKLPRDEFLVSPLVLPQDVHAYRPHDVVDSLHSRVAPFRDGRPYSSNLFNGVSTPSNYHLYGQFPMPGFPFPLCKLTDAKNAFADFSKSGLHHKHCSPHDSANAIRAEYTRAVGPGSSGIIHSTTYASREMARDNEIRKESHEGVGQSLGFGARKRTFPALSLEHQKDSGKEQAPQAEEDLVHQHYPLGISAAGRKSLMSSPQSPLKSDCQPNSPTESSSSKNASLSQAAGVQAPQGTQDPKARNWKKYKFIVLNQSAKEDEAGLRDPGLRSPQRLGLQPYLHPSDSENLDPQITSKRSDHSEDLPAPQTSRLNNIINSALEGSLRNGDSHPPHYLSRLNCSSCGTQAPQHSEVCPNTPRSRLAEDMTELHSEYSDSSCENGTFFCNECDSKFAEDEALKQHMLQVHSDKPYKCDRCQAAFRYKGNLASHKTVHTGEKPYRCNICGAQFNRPANLKTHTRIHSGEKPYKCETCGARFVQVAHLRAHVLIHTGEKPYPCEICGTRFRHLQTLKSHLRIHTGEKPYHCEKCNLHFRHKSQLRLHLRQKHGAITNTKIQYRMSTADMPTDLTKAC from the exons ATGGCTTGCGCAGCGGACAGCTGCATACAATTCACACGCCACGCGAGTGATGTTCTCCTCAACCTGAATCGGCTGCGCAACAGAGACATCCTCACCGATGTCACCATTCTGGTGAACAGACAGCAGTTCCGTGCGCACAAGACCGTCCTCATGGCTtgcag TGGGCTGTTTTACACCATCTTTACCGACTCCCACAAGTGCAACCTTAACGCGATCAGCCTGGATCCGAAGGTGGACCCGGAGGGCTTCGCCATCCTGCTGGAGTTCATGTACACCTCGCGTCTCACCCTGAAGGAAAGTCTGATCATGGCCATCATGAACACGGCCATCTACCTGCAGATGGACCATGTTGTGGACACCTGCCACAGATTCATCAAATCCAG TGATCCATCTGTCAAGCTGCCCAGAGATGAGTTTTTGGTCAGTCCCTTGGTCTTACCTCAGGACGTCCACGCGTACCGGCCCCACGATGTGGTCGACAGTTTGCACAGCCGCGTGGCTCCGTTCCGGGACGGGCGGCCCTACAGCTCAAACCTCTTCAACGGGGTCAGCACCCCCAGCAACTACCATCTCTACGGGCAGTTTCCCATGCCAGGATTCCCTTTCCCCCTCTGCAAGCTGACTGACGCCAAAAACGCGTTCGCGGACTTCTCTAAGAGCGGTCTCCACCACAAGCACTGTTCCCCGCACGACAGCGCCAACGCCATCAGAGCAGAATACACCAGGGCGGTTGGCCCGGGCTCCTCCGGCATCATTCACTCCACCACCTACGCTTCCAGGGAGATGGCGAGAGACAACGAGATAAGGAAGGAAAGCCACGAGGGGGTCGGCCAGTCCCTCGGCTTCGGCGCGAGGAAGCGCACGTTTCCCGCGCTAAGCCTCGAGCACCAGAAGGACTCGGGCAAAGAGCAGGCACCTCAGGCCGAGGAAGACCTGGTCCACCAGCACTACCCGCTGGGAATCTCGGCCGCCGGACGCAAGAGTCTCATGAGCAGCCCGCAGAGCCCCCTCAAATCAGACTGCCAGCCCAACTCGCCGACggagtccagcagcagcaagaaCGCCAGCCTCTCGCAGGCCGCCGGGGTGCAAGCGCCGCAGGGCACGCAGGACCCCAAAGCGCGCAACTGGAAGAAGTACAAGTTCATCGTCCTGAATCAGAGCGCCAAGGAGGACGAGGCGGGGCTGCGGGATCCCGGGCTTCGCTCACCTCAGCGCCTCGGCCTGCAACCCTACCTCCACCCGAGCGATTCGGAGAACCTGGACCCGCAGATCACGAGCAAGAGGAGCGACCACAGCGAGGATCTGCCCGCGCCCCAGACCAGTCGtctcaacaacatcatcaacag tgcACTCGAGGGGTCACTGAGGAACGGAGACAGCCACCCCCCTCACTACCTGAGCCGCCTTAACTGCTCGTCCTGCGGCACCCAGGCCCCACAGCACTCCGAGGTCTGTCCCAACACCCCCAGGTCCCGTCTGGCAGAAGACATGACGGAGCTGCACTCGGAATACTCCGACTCCAGTTgcg AAAACGGCACTTTCTTCTGCAACGAATGCGACTCCAAGTTCGCCGAAGACGAGGCGCTGAAGCAACACATGCTTCAGGTGCACAGCGACAAGCCATACAAGTGTGACCGCTGCCAGGCAGCTTTCCGCTACAAGGGCAACCTCGCCAGCCACAAGACTGTCcacacag gaGAGAAGCCGTATCGCTGTAACATCTGCGGTGCTCAGTTCAACAGACCAGCTAACCTCAAGACTCACACTCGCATCCACTCAGGAGAGAAGCCATACAAGTGTGAGACGTGCGGCGCTCGTTTCGTACAG GTTGCCCATCTCCGTGCCCATGTGCTGATCCACACGGGCGAGAAGCCATACCCGTGTGAGATCTGCGGAACGCGCTTCCGTCACCTGCAGACGCTGAAGAGCCACCTCCGCATACACACGGGAGAAAAGCCCTACCAT TGTGAGAAATGCAACCTGCACTTCCGCCACAAGAGTCAGCTGCGGCTGCACCTCCGACAGAAGCACGGCGCCATCACCAACACCAAGATCCAGTACCGCATGTCCACGGCCGACATGCCCACTGACTTGACGAAGGCGTGCTAA
- the bcl6aa gene encoding BCL6A transcription repressor a isoform X3, producing MKSNELDKMACAADSCIQFTRHASDVLLNLNRLRNRDILTDVTILVNRQQFRAHKTVLMACSGLFYTIFTDSHKCNLNAISLDPKVDPEGFAILLEFMYTSRLTLKESLIMAIMNTAIYLQMDHVVDTCHRFIKSSDPSVKLPRDEFLVSPLVLPQDVHAYRPHDVVDSLHSRVAPFRDGRPYSSNLFNGVSTPSNYHLYGQFPMPGFPFPLCKLTDAKNAFADFSKSGLHHKHCSPHDSANAIRAEYTRAVGPGSSGIIHSTTYASREMARDNEIRKESHEGVGQSLGFGARKRTFPALSLEHQKDSGKEQAPQAEEDLVHQHYPLGISAAGRKSLMSSPQSPLKSDCQPNSPTESSSSKNASLSQAAGVQAPQGTQDPKARNWKKYKFIVLNQSAKEDEAGLRDPGLRSPQRLGLQPYLHPSDSENLDPQITSKRSDHSEDLPAPQTSRLNNIINSALEGSLRNGDSHPPHYLSRLNCSSCGTQAPQHSEVCPNTPRSRLAEDMTELHSEYSDSSCENGTFFCNECDSKFAEDEALKQHMLQVHSDKPYKCDRCQAAFRYKGNLASHKTVHTGEKPYRCNICGAQFNRPANLKTHTRIHSGEKPYKCETCGARFVQVAHLRAHVLIHTGEKPYPCEICGTRFRHLQTLKSHLRIHTGEKPYHCEKCNLHFRHKSQLRLHLRQKHGAITNTKIQYRMSTADMPTDLTKAC from the exons atgaaatcaaatg AACTCGACAAAATGGCTTGCGCAGCGGACAGCTGCATACAATTCACACGCCACGCGAGTGATGTTCTCCTCAACCTGAATCGGCTGCGCAACAGAGACATCCTCACCGATGTCACCATTCTGGTGAACAGACAGCAGTTCCGTGCGCACAAGACCGTCCTCATGGCTtgcag TGGGCTGTTTTACACCATCTTTACCGACTCCCACAAGTGCAACCTTAACGCGATCAGCCTGGATCCGAAGGTGGACCCGGAGGGCTTCGCCATCCTGCTGGAGTTCATGTACACCTCGCGTCTCACCCTGAAGGAAAGTCTGATCATGGCCATCATGAACACGGCCATCTACCTGCAGATGGACCATGTTGTGGACACCTGCCACAGATTCATCAAATCCAG TGATCCATCTGTCAAGCTGCCCAGAGATGAGTTTTTGGTCAGTCCCTTGGTCTTACCTCAGGACGTCCACGCGTACCGGCCCCACGATGTGGTCGACAGTTTGCACAGCCGCGTGGCTCCGTTCCGGGACGGGCGGCCCTACAGCTCAAACCTCTTCAACGGGGTCAGCACCCCCAGCAACTACCATCTCTACGGGCAGTTTCCCATGCCAGGATTCCCTTTCCCCCTCTGCAAGCTGACTGACGCCAAAAACGCGTTCGCGGACTTCTCTAAGAGCGGTCTCCACCACAAGCACTGTTCCCCGCACGACAGCGCCAACGCCATCAGAGCAGAATACACCAGGGCGGTTGGCCCGGGCTCCTCCGGCATCATTCACTCCACCACCTACGCTTCCAGGGAGATGGCGAGAGACAACGAGATAAGGAAGGAAAGCCACGAGGGGGTCGGCCAGTCCCTCGGCTTCGGCGCGAGGAAGCGCACGTTTCCCGCGCTAAGCCTCGAGCACCAGAAGGACTCGGGCAAAGAGCAGGCACCTCAGGCCGAGGAAGACCTGGTCCACCAGCACTACCCGCTGGGAATCTCGGCCGCCGGACGCAAGAGTCTCATGAGCAGCCCGCAGAGCCCCCTCAAATCAGACTGCCAGCCCAACTCGCCGACggagtccagcagcagcaagaaCGCCAGCCTCTCGCAGGCCGCCGGGGTGCAAGCGCCGCAGGGCACGCAGGACCCCAAAGCGCGCAACTGGAAGAAGTACAAGTTCATCGTCCTGAATCAGAGCGCCAAGGAGGACGAGGCGGGGCTGCGGGATCCCGGGCTTCGCTCACCTCAGCGCCTCGGCCTGCAACCCTACCTCCACCCGAGCGATTCGGAGAACCTGGACCCGCAGATCACGAGCAAGAGGAGCGACCACAGCGAGGATCTGCCCGCGCCCCAGACCAGTCGtctcaacaacatcatcaacag tgcACTCGAGGGGTCACTGAGGAACGGAGACAGCCACCCCCCTCACTACCTGAGCCGCCTTAACTGCTCGTCCTGCGGCACCCAGGCCCCACAGCACTCCGAGGTCTGTCCCAACACCCCCAGGTCCCGTCTGGCAGAAGACATGACGGAGCTGCACTCGGAATACTCCGACTCCAGTTgcg AAAACGGCACTTTCTTCTGCAACGAATGCGACTCCAAGTTCGCCGAAGACGAGGCGCTGAAGCAACACATGCTTCAGGTGCACAGCGACAAGCCATACAAGTGTGACCGCTGCCAGGCAGCTTTCCGCTACAAGGGCAACCTCGCCAGCCACAAGACTGTCcacacag gaGAGAAGCCGTATCGCTGTAACATCTGCGGTGCTCAGTTCAACAGACCAGCTAACCTCAAGACTCACACTCGCATCCACTCAGGAGAGAAGCCATACAAGTGTGAGACGTGCGGCGCTCGTTTCGTACAG GTTGCCCATCTCCGTGCCCATGTGCTGATCCACACGGGCGAGAAGCCATACCCGTGTGAGATCTGCGGAACGCGCTTCCGTCACCTGCAGACGCTGAAGAGCCACCTCCGCATACACACGGGAGAAAAGCCCTACCAT TGTGAGAAATGCAACCTGCACTTCCGCCACAAGAGTCAGCTGCGGCTGCACCTCCGACAGAAGCACGGCGCCATCACCAACACCAAGATCCAGTACCGCATGTCCACGGCCGACATGCCCACTGACTTGACGAAGGCGTGCTAA
- the bcl6aa gene encoding BCL6A transcription repressor a isoform X2, producing the protein MQEVSRKALPELDKMACAADSCIQFTRHASDVLLNLNRLRNRDILTDVTILVNRQQFRAHKTVLMACSGLFYTIFTDSHKCNLNAISLDPKVDPEGFAILLEFMYTSRLTLKESLIMAIMNTAIYLQMDHVVDTCHRFIKSSDPSVKLPRDEFLVSPLVLPQDVHAYRPHDVVDSLHSRVAPFRDGRPYSSNLFNGVSTPSNYHLYGQFPMPGFPFPLCKLTDAKNAFADFSKSGLHHKHCSPHDSANAIRAEYTRAVGPGSSGIIHSTTYASREMARDNEIRKESHEGVGQSLGFGARKRTFPALSLEHQKDSGKEQAPQAEEDLVHQHYPLGISAAGRKSLMSSPQSPLKSDCQPNSPTESSSSKNASLSQAAGVQAPQGTQDPKARNWKKYKFIVLNQSAKEDEAGLRDPGLRSPQRLGLQPYLHPSDSENLDPQITSKRSDHSEDLPAPQTSRLNNIINSALEGSLRNGDSHPPHYLSRLNCSSCGTQAPQHSEVCPNTPRSRLAEDMTELHSEYSDSSCENGTFFCNECDSKFAEDEALKQHMLQVHSDKPYKCDRCQAAFRYKGNLASHKTVHTGEKPYRCNICGAQFNRPANLKTHTRIHSGEKPYKCETCGARFVQVAHLRAHVLIHTGEKPYPCEICGTRFRHLQTLKSHLRIHTGEKPYHCEKCNLHFRHKSQLRLHLRQKHGAITNTKIQYRMSTADMPTDLTKAC; encoded by the exons ATGCAAGAAGTTTCTAGGAAAGCGCTaccag AACTCGACAAAATGGCTTGCGCAGCGGACAGCTGCATACAATTCACACGCCACGCGAGTGATGTTCTCCTCAACCTGAATCGGCTGCGCAACAGAGACATCCTCACCGATGTCACCATTCTGGTGAACAGACAGCAGTTCCGTGCGCACAAGACCGTCCTCATGGCTtgcag TGGGCTGTTTTACACCATCTTTACCGACTCCCACAAGTGCAACCTTAACGCGATCAGCCTGGATCCGAAGGTGGACCCGGAGGGCTTCGCCATCCTGCTGGAGTTCATGTACACCTCGCGTCTCACCCTGAAGGAAAGTCTGATCATGGCCATCATGAACACGGCCATCTACCTGCAGATGGACCATGTTGTGGACACCTGCCACAGATTCATCAAATCCAG TGATCCATCTGTCAAGCTGCCCAGAGATGAGTTTTTGGTCAGTCCCTTGGTCTTACCTCAGGACGTCCACGCGTACCGGCCCCACGATGTGGTCGACAGTTTGCACAGCCGCGTGGCTCCGTTCCGGGACGGGCGGCCCTACAGCTCAAACCTCTTCAACGGGGTCAGCACCCCCAGCAACTACCATCTCTACGGGCAGTTTCCCATGCCAGGATTCCCTTTCCCCCTCTGCAAGCTGACTGACGCCAAAAACGCGTTCGCGGACTTCTCTAAGAGCGGTCTCCACCACAAGCACTGTTCCCCGCACGACAGCGCCAACGCCATCAGAGCAGAATACACCAGGGCGGTTGGCCCGGGCTCCTCCGGCATCATTCACTCCACCACCTACGCTTCCAGGGAGATGGCGAGAGACAACGAGATAAGGAAGGAAAGCCACGAGGGGGTCGGCCAGTCCCTCGGCTTCGGCGCGAGGAAGCGCACGTTTCCCGCGCTAAGCCTCGAGCACCAGAAGGACTCGGGCAAAGAGCAGGCACCTCAGGCCGAGGAAGACCTGGTCCACCAGCACTACCCGCTGGGAATCTCGGCCGCCGGACGCAAGAGTCTCATGAGCAGCCCGCAGAGCCCCCTCAAATCAGACTGCCAGCCCAACTCGCCGACggagtccagcagcagcaagaaCGCCAGCCTCTCGCAGGCCGCCGGGGTGCAAGCGCCGCAGGGCACGCAGGACCCCAAAGCGCGCAACTGGAAGAAGTACAAGTTCATCGTCCTGAATCAGAGCGCCAAGGAGGACGAGGCGGGGCTGCGGGATCCCGGGCTTCGCTCACCTCAGCGCCTCGGCCTGCAACCCTACCTCCACCCGAGCGATTCGGAGAACCTGGACCCGCAGATCACGAGCAAGAGGAGCGACCACAGCGAGGATCTGCCCGCGCCCCAGACCAGTCGtctcaacaacatcatcaacag tgcACTCGAGGGGTCACTGAGGAACGGAGACAGCCACCCCCCTCACTACCTGAGCCGCCTTAACTGCTCGTCCTGCGGCACCCAGGCCCCACAGCACTCCGAGGTCTGTCCCAACACCCCCAGGTCCCGTCTGGCAGAAGACATGACGGAGCTGCACTCGGAATACTCCGACTCCAGTTgcg AAAACGGCACTTTCTTCTGCAACGAATGCGACTCCAAGTTCGCCGAAGACGAGGCGCTGAAGCAACACATGCTTCAGGTGCACAGCGACAAGCCATACAAGTGTGACCGCTGCCAGGCAGCTTTCCGCTACAAGGGCAACCTCGCCAGCCACAAGACTGTCcacacag gaGAGAAGCCGTATCGCTGTAACATCTGCGGTGCTCAGTTCAACAGACCAGCTAACCTCAAGACTCACACTCGCATCCACTCAGGAGAGAAGCCATACAAGTGTGAGACGTGCGGCGCTCGTTTCGTACAG GTTGCCCATCTCCGTGCCCATGTGCTGATCCACACGGGCGAGAAGCCATACCCGTGTGAGATCTGCGGAACGCGCTTCCGTCACCTGCAGACGCTGAAGAGCCACCTCCGCATACACACGGGAGAAAAGCCCTACCAT TGTGAGAAATGCAACCTGCACTTCCGCCACAAGAGTCAGCTGCGGCTGCACCTCCGACAGAAGCACGGCGCCATCACCAACACCAAGATCCAGTACCGCATGTCCACGGCCGACATGCCCACTGACTTGACGAAGGCGTGCTAA
- the smx5 gene encoding smx5, giving the protein MLFYSFFKSLVGKDVVVELKNDLSICGTLHSVDQYLNIKLTDISVTDPEKYPHMLSVKNCFIRGSVVRYVQLPADEVDTQLLQDAARKEAIQQKQ; this is encoded by the exons ATG CTTTTCTACTCGTTTTTCAAGTCGCTGGTGGGGAAGGACGTGGTGGTGGAGCTCAAAAACGACCTGAG CATCTGTGGGACTCTTCATTCTGTTGACCAG TACCTGAACATTAAGCTCACAGACATCAGCGTCACTGACCCAGAGAAATATCCACACATG CTCTCGGTGAAAAACTGTTTCATCCGTGGATCTGTGGTCCGGTACGTTCAGCTGCCTGCAGATGAAGTCGacactcagctgctgcaggatgcGGCGCGAAAAGAAGCGATACAGCAGAAGCAGTGA